From the Lolium rigidum isolate FL_2022 chromosome 2, APGP_CSIRO_Lrig_0.1, whole genome shotgun sequence genome, one window contains:
- the LOC124686183 gene encoding uncharacterized protein LOC124686183 yields the protein MAMAQRAAGSLLRRSLGLAPPTSQRALSASAAPAAAAAAEGEAAKAKRAKKKNLFDVVQFLPDWGVGYKVAKTTWRDVSYQITKINLYKDGRHGKAWGIRHKAGVQVADAPIKISGVNKRGWKYIKASQKPVQDSPKVEKPAAA from the exons ATGGCCATGGCGCAGAGGGCGGCGGGCAGTCTCCTCCGGAGATCCCTCGGGCTCGCGCCGCCGACATCCCAGAGGGCCCTGAGCGCCagcgccgctccggcggcggcggcggcggcggagggcgaggcggccaaggcgaagagggcgaagaagaagaacctgTTCGACGTGGTGCAGTTCCTGCCCGACTGGGGCGTCGGATACAAGGTCGCCAAGACCACCTGGCGCGACGTCTCCTACCAGATCACCAAGATCAACCTCTACAAG GATGGCCGCCACGGGAAGGCGTGGGGAATTCGACACAAGGCCG GTGTGCAAGTGGCCGATGCCCCGATAAAGATCAGTGGCGTTAACAAACGTGGTTGGAAGTACATCAAGGCATCGCAGAAGCCGGTGCAAGATAGCCCCAAAGTAGAGAAGCCAGCTGCTGCATAA
- the LOC124691508 gene encoding polyadenylate-binding protein-interacting protein 4-like isoform X2, with protein MSRQQQQAPLRASANGAPHRKLDSGRQDSKSHLMRSSSGGFTSAENGGKLGLTSPSRDRLVYVMTQFTGHHVDVHVKNGSVISGIFHATNTDKDFGIVLKMAQLIKDTSVGGQSNPADVLRKPDTMIIPGRDLVQVFAKDVTLGGDELPKGPVHDKRKDLMIDSAISRSHFPEERELERWAPDEGDSDCIELEKFDRKGHRSWDQFETNAALFGVKSTFNEDLYTTKLERGPHMRELEKHASRIAREIEGEDTEDLHLAEERGIYVDEDLEQDEEIKYSAVRRDTDTSKLKSFMNVPSSAHPFDPLTRPGSIDTKDLQDEESSSHIFGGTHLPVTAATSVLASEYQSNKPFPADPNRLDDKRSKDSSSDKDNRNLRPENTLSEGGRPLVSEDPEGASSRLRASEPSSSGQGDKSPDGLAPDSAVPSKLHSAPEYVNSSQIPGSSTSSTSERVAANSAASAPGLSPSSSMGSLSSDKSTLNPNAKEFKLNPNAKAFTPLTSPLRPPNPPAPDSTYYYPNSMPTTPGPGLPVGMGAYGVQPMVYNAQPGPPPPPQGYMHPSGQQYGQQMMMGQTRPVYYYAPEMQQYRGGRNY; from the exons ATGAGTCGTCAGCAGCAGCAGGCGCCTCTCAGGGCTTCCGCCAACGGAGCCCCGCACCGGAAGCTTGACAGCGGAAGGCAGGACAGTAAATCACACCTGATGAGGTCTTCATCCGGTGGTTTTACCAGCGCGG AAAACGGAGGCAAACTAGGGCTTACGAGCCCTTCGCGGGATCGTCTAGTCTATGTTATGACGCAGTTCACTGGGCATCATGTGGATGTGCATGTCAAGAATGGGTCTGTCATCTCTGGAATCTTCCATGCCACAAACACTGATAAAGACTTTG GAATTGTGCTGAAAATGGCACAGCTGATAAAGGATACTTCTGTGGGAGGACAAAGTAATCCTGCTGATGTTTTGAGAAAGCCCGATACTATGATAATACCAGGGCGAGACCTTGTTCAAGTTTTTGCAAAG GATGTAACACTTGGTGGTGATGAGCTGCCAAAAGGTCCTGTTCATGACAAAAGGAAAGACTTAATGATAGATTCTGCCATCTCTCGTTCTCACTTCCCTGAAGAGAGGGAGCTTGAACGCTGGGCACCAGATGAAGGAGATTCAGATTGCATCGAATTGGAAAAATTTGACAGAAAGGGGCATAG GAGCTGGGACCAGTTTGAAACAAATGCAGCTTTGTTTGGGGTAAAGAGTACTTTTAATGAAGACCTGTATACCACAAAACTTGAGCGAGGTCCTCATATGAGAGAGCTTGAAAAACATGCTTCAAGGATAGCCCGAGAAATAGAGGGTGAAGATACAGAGGATCTCCATCTTGCTGAG GAAAGAGGTATATACGTGGATGAAGACTTGGAGCAGGATGAAGAGATAAAATATTCTGCAGTTCGCAGGGATACTGATACTTCCAAACTTAAATCCTTTATGAATGTCCCAAGCAGTGCACATCCTTTTGATCCGCTTACCAGACCAGGCAGCATTGATACCAAGGATTTGCAG GACGAAGAATCATCTTCCCATATATTTGGTGGTACCCATTTGCCTGTCACTGCTGCAACTAGCGTGCTAGCATCTGAATACCAATCAAACAAGCCTTTTCCTGCTGATCCCAACAG GTTGGATGACAAGCGAAGTAAAGATAGCagcagtgacaaagacaacaggAACTTGCGACCTGAGAATACT TTATCTGAAGGGGGTAGACCGCTGGTTTCTGAAG ATCCGGAAGGGGCATCTTCAAGGTTGCGTGCATCTGAACCTTCATCTTCTGGCCAAGGAGACAAGTCACCAGATGGTTTGGCACCAGATTCTGCTGTACCCAGCAAACTTCATTCGGCGCCTGAATACGTTAATTCTTCTCAAATACCTGGTAGTTCTACATCATCAACATCCGAGCGTGTTGCTGCGAACTCAGCTGCGAGTGCTCCAGGCTTGTCACCAAGCTCTTCGATGGGATCTCTTAGCTCGGACAAATCAACTTTGAACCCAAATGCTAAG GAATTCAAGTTGAACCCAAATGCTAAGGCTTTCACTCCCTTGACTTCTCCTCTGAGGCCACCTAATCCTCCAGCGCCTGATTCAACATACTATTATCCTAATAGCATGCCAACTACTCCTGGACCTGGTTTACCAGTTGGCATGGGG GCGTATGGTGTCCAGCCTATGGTTTACAATGCTCAACCtggacctccacctcctccccagGGTTACATGCATCCTTCTGGGCAACAG TACGGGCAGCAGATGATGATGGGGCAGACTCGTCCCGTCTATTATTATGCACCT GAGATGCAACAatacagaggaggaagaaactacTAG
- the LOC124691508 gene encoding polyadenylate-binding protein-interacting protein 4-like isoform X1 gives MSRQQQQAPLRASANGAPHRKLDSGRQDSKSHLMRSSSGGFTSAENGGKLGLTSPSRDRLVYVMTQFTGHHVDVHVKNGSVISGIFHATNTDKDFGIVLKMAQLIKDTSVGGQSNPADVLRKPDTMIIPGRDLVQVFAKDVTLGGDELPKGPVHDKRKDLMIDSAISRSHFPEERELERWAPDEGDSDCIELEKFDRKGHRSWDQFETNAALFGVKSTFNEDLYTTKLERGPHMRELEKHASRIAREIEGEDTEDLHLAEERGIYVDEDLEQDEEIKYSAVRRDTDTSKLKSFMNVPSSAHPFDPLTRPGSIDTKDLQDEESSSHIFGGTHLPVTAATSVLASEYQSNKPFPADPNRLDDKRSKDSSSDKDNRNLRPENTLSEGGRPLVSEDPEGASSRLRASEPSSSGQGDKSPDGLAPDSAVPSKLHSAPEYVNSSQIPGSSTSSTSERVAANSAASAPGLSPSSSMGSLSSDKSTLNPNAKEFKLNPNAKAFTPLTSPLRPPNPPAPDSTYYYPNSMPTTPGPGLPVGMGFPQAYGVQPMVYNAQPGPPPPPQGYMHPSGQQYGQQMMMGQTRPVYYYAPEMQQYRGGRNY, from the exons ATGAGTCGTCAGCAGCAGCAGGCGCCTCTCAGGGCTTCCGCCAACGGAGCCCCGCACCGGAAGCTTGACAGCGGAAGGCAGGACAGTAAATCACACCTGATGAGGTCTTCATCCGGTGGTTTTACCAGCGCGG AAAACGGAGGCAAACTAGGGCTTACGAGCCCTTCGCGGGATCGTCTAGTCTATGTTATGACGCAGTTCACTGGGCATCATGTGGATGTGCATGTCAAGAATGGGTCTGTCATCTCTGGAATCTTCCATGCCACAAACACTGATAAAGACTTTG GAATTGTGCTGAAAATGGCACAGCTGATAAAGGATACTTCTGTGGGAGGACAAAGTAATCCTGCTGATGTTTTGAGAAAGCCCGATACTATGATAATACCAGGGCGAGACCTTGTTCAAGTTTTTGCAAAG GATGTAACACTTGGTGGTGATGAGCTGCCAAAAGGTCCTGTTCATGACAAAAGGAAAGACTTAATGATAGATTCTGCCATCTCTCGTTCTCACTTCCCTGAAGAGAGGGAGCTTGAACGCTGGGCACCAGATGAAGGAGATTCAGATTGCATCGAATTGGAAAAATTTGACAGAAAGGGGCATAG GAGCTGGGACCAGTTTGAAACAAATGCAGCTTTGTTTGGGGTAAAGAGTACTTTTAATGAAGACCTGTATACCACAAAACTTGAGCGAGGTCCTCATATGAGAGAGCTTGAAAAACATGCTTCAAGGATAGCCCGAGAAATAGAGGGTGAAGATACAGAGGATCTCCATCTTGCTGAG GAAAGAGGTATATACGTGGATGAAGACTTGGAGCAGGATGAAGAGATAAAATATTCTGCAGTTCGCAGGGATACTGATACTTCCAAACTTAAATCCTTTATGAATGTCCCAAGCAGTGCACATCCTTTTGATCCGCTTACCAGACCAGGCAGCATTGATACCAAGGATTTGCAG GACGAAGAATCATCTTCCCATATATTTGGTGGTACCCATTTGCCTGTCACTGCTGCAACTAGCGTGCTAGCATCTGAATACCAATCAAACAAGCCTTTTCCTGCTGATCCCAACAG GTTGGATGACAAGCGAAGTAAAGATAGCagcagtgacaaagacaacaggAACTTGCGACCTGAGAATACT TTATCTGAAGGGGGTAGACCGCTGGTTTCTGAAG ATCCGGAAGGGGCATCTTCAAGGTTGCGTGCATCTGAACCTTCATCTTCTGGCCAAGGAGACAAGTCACCAGATGGTTTGGCACCAGATTCTGCTGTACCCAGCAAACTTCATTCGGCGCCTGAATACGTTAATTCTTCTCAAATACCTGGTAGTTCTACATCATCAACATCCGAGCGTGTTGCTGCGAACTCAGCTGCGAGTGCTCCAGGCTTGTCACCAAGCTCTTCGATGGGATCTCTTAGCTCGGACAAATCAACTTTGAACCCAAATGCTAAG GAATTCAAGTTGAACCCAAATGCTAAGGCTTTCACTCCCTTGACTTCTCCTCTGAGGCCACCTAATCCTCCAGCGCCTGATTCAACATACTATTATCCTAATAGCATGCCAACTACTCCTGGACCTGGTTTACCAGTTGGCATGGGG TTTCCGCAGGCGTATGGTGTCCAGCCTATGGTTTACAATGCTCAACCtggacctccacctcctccccagGGTTACATGCATCCTTCTGGGCAACAG TACGGGCAGCAGATGATGATGGGGCAGACTCGTCCCGTCTATTATTATGCACCT GAGATGCAACAatacagaggaggaagaaactacTAG